In the genome of Taeniopygia guttata chromosome 26, bTaeGut7.mat, whole genome shotgun sequence, one region contains:
- the PPP1R12B gene encoding protein phosphatase 1 regulatory subunit 12B isoform X10, giving the protein MSSLYTRSKEYTRSRKAQSDSPPSSPSPIAKTLRHERLSRLEAATNPTTSDSSYSDRASGRSSAYSRRENRLAALSSRAEEESNRDYKKLYESALSENQKLKSKLQEAQLELADIKAKLEKAAQQKQEKTSDRSSMLEMEKREKRALERKLSEMEEEMKILTELKSDNQRLKDENGALIRVISKLSK; this is encoded by the exons ATGTCGTCCCTGTACACCAGGAGTAAGGAATATACTCGCAGCAGGAAGGCTCAGTCAGACTCTCCCCCGTCCTCTCCTTCCCCGATCGCAAAGACACTCAGA catgAAAGACTTTCCAg GTTGGAAGCAGCCACGAACCCCACCACGAGTGACTCGTCCTACAGCGACCGTGCCTCCGGCCGCTCCAGTGCCTACAGCCGCAGGGAGAACCGGCTCGCCGCCCTCAGCAGTCgggcagaggaggagagcaaCAGGGACTACAAGAAA TTGTATGAGAGTGCCCTGTCTGAAAATCAAAAGCTGAAGTCAAAGCTGCAAGAAGCCCAGCTTGAGCTGGCTGATATCAAAGCAAAGTTGGAAAAAGCAGCCCAG CAGAAACAGGAGAAAACTTCTGACCGGTCCAGCATGCTGGAGATGGAGAAGAGG GAGAAACGAGCCTTGGAGCGGAAACTCTCTGAAATGGAGGAGGAAATGAAG ATTTTGACAGAGCTGAAGTCAGACAACCAAAGGCTGAAGGATGAGAACGGAGCCCTCATTCGTGTCATCAGCAAACTCTCCAAATAG